The Streptomyces sp. HUAS CB01 genome has a segment encoding these proteins:
- a CDS encoding tyrosine-type recombinase/integrase, producing the protein MKSLDVKVWGVRKRNTKKSSYDVRWTVAGNVFSEQFRTKALADHYRSKLLRATHAGEEFGTVTGLPDSMVERAASMTWYAFALKYLAMKWPHAAPNTRNGINEALTAVTMALLDERPGQPSEELIRRALRNGAFVLPGPDERELPTEIANTLHWVAKASRPLSDLGDAAIGRAVLDSLKLRLDGTAAAAETVRRKRRTLVNALHYAVDLGEFKENPITGIRWKKPNVAGEVDPRVVANPEQARSLLTAVSYVGGYGRARGRRLVGLFACMYYGALRPAETVGLTIADLKLPDAGWGTVLLNRTRPSVGKQWTDSGETHDDRGLKNRPVEEVRLVPIPPHLVAILRQHLDMFGTAEDGRLFTNERGGVVGSSTYYRVWQDARGLALPPAVVASPLAARPYDLRHSALSTWLNAGVDATEVAERAGNSVEVLLSRYAKCLDGRQEVANRRIEDLLREYE; encoded by the coding sequence ATGAAGTCCCTAGACGTGAAGGTCTGGGGTGTCCGGAAGCGGAACACCAAGAAGTCGTCCTATGACGTTCGGTGGACAGTGGCGGGGAACGTCTTCTCCGAGCAGTTCCGTACCAAAGCGTTAGCGGACCACTACCGGTCCAAATTGCTCCGCGCCACTCATGCCGGCGAAGAGTTCGGCACGGTGACAGGGCTGCCAGATTCGATGGTCGAAAGGGCGGCCTCGATGACCTGGTATGCCTTTGCTCTGAAGTACCTGGCCATGAAGTGGCCGCACGCGGCGCCGAACACGCGCAACGGGATCAATGAGGCCCTGACCGCCGTGACGATGGCTCTTCTTGACGAGCGCCCGGGGCAGCCGTCCGAGGAACTGATCAGGAGGGCGCTTCGCAACGGGGCCTTCGTCCTTCCCGGACCGGACGAGCGCGAATTGCCGACCGAGATCGCGAACACCTTGCACTGGGTGGCCAAGGCGTCGCGTCCGCTCTCGGACCTCGGTGACGCTGCGATCGGCAGGGCCGTCCTGGATTCGCTCAAGCTGAGGCTCGACGGGACGGCGGCAGCCGCGGAGACCGTCCGGCGCAAGCGTCGAACGCTCGTCAACGCACTGCACTATGCGGTGGATCTCGGGGAGTTCAAAGAGAACCCGATCACGGGCATCCGCTGGAAGAAGCCGAACGTAGCCGGGGAAGTCGATCCCCGCGTGGTCGCAAATCCCGAGCAGGCTCGTTCCCTGCTCACTGCGGTCTCGTATGTCGGCGGTTACGGTCGCGCGCGTGGTCGCCGTCTGGTCGGCCTCTTCGCCTGCATGTACTACGGCGCTCTTCGCCCGGCTGAGACCGTCGGCTTGACCATTGCGGACCTAAAACTGCCCGACGCCGGTTGGGGGACGGTCTTGCTGAACCGGACGCGTCCCAGTGTCGGCAAGCAGTGGACGGACTCCGGCGAGACCCACGACGACCGAGGTCTCAAGAACCGGCCGGTGGAGGAGGTCCGGCTCGTACCGATCCCGCCCCACCTTGTCGCCATCCTCCGGCAGCACCTCGACATGTTCGGCACTGCGGAGGACGGGCGCTTGTTCACGAACGAACGCGGGGGAGTGGTTGGATCCTCGACGTATTACCGCGTCTGGCAAGACGCTCGGGGGCTGGCGCTCCCCCCGGCCGTGGTCGCCTCGCCGCTCGCTGCGCGCCCCTACGATCTCCGTCATTCCGCGCTCTCGACGTGGCTCAACGCTGGAGTGGACGCAACCGAGGTGGCTGAGAGGGCGGGCAACAGTGTCGAGGTTCTGCTCAGCCGGTACGCCAAGTGCCTCGACGGCAGGCAGGAAGTCGCCAACCGCCGGATCGAAGATCTCCTGCGAGAATACGAATGA
- a CDS encoding response regulator, which produces MSGRVLVVDDNRVIRQLIRVNLELEGFEVVTAADGAECLEVVHEVRPDVITLDVVMPRLDGLRTAARLRSDPRTRRVPVAIISACTQHEVDTGVAAGVDAFLAKPFEPAELVRLVRRLVYGEVPPSVDGRHGAGRAGSTRG; this is translated from the coding sequence GTGTCCGGCCGGGTGCTCGTCGTCGACGACAACAGGGTCATTCGGCAGCTGATCAGGGTCAACCTCGAGCTGGAGGGTTTCGAGGTCGTGACCGCGGCCGATGGTGCCGAGTGCCTGGAGGTCGTCCATGAGGTGCGGCCCGATGTGATCACGCTCGATGTCGTGATGCCGCGGCTCGACGGTCTGCGGACCGCCGCGCGGCTCCGCTCGGATCCCAGGACTCGGCGTGTGCCGGTCGCGATCATCAGCGCCTGTACACAGCACGAGGTCGACACCGGGGTGGCCGCGGGCGTCGACGCCTTTCTCGCCAAGCCCTTCGAGCCGGCCGAGCTGGTGCGGCTCGTCCGTCGGTTGGTGTACGGGGAGGTCCCGCCGTCCGTGGACGGCAGGCATGGTGCCGGGAGGGCGGGGAGCACGCGGGGCTGA